ACCAAAATTCTATTGACGTCCAGCTTCCTTCGTGTCTCTCTTACAATTTTATCATATGTAGCAAATGGATACAAATTTTGATAAAGATCTTCCATAACTCCAAAAATTCTGATGGCTTCTTCTGGTTCTCCTTTGCGGATTTTATCGTACGTTAGTCTTTTTAATTCACCAACACAATCAAGCAGACCAAGAATATATGATTCAGGATTGACTTTTAGTGTATCAATAGATGGTACAGGTTTTTTTTCAGCAATGGCAATTAATGCAAATGCCTCAACTAATTCCTGTTCTGGAATGATTATGTACCTTTGAAGTTCTCCCACTGCTTTTTTCTTTTGTGAGGTTAACAATGTATTTGCCTTTTTAGCTTTCTCCTTTGCAGATTTTAGATCTTGTTTGTGGACTGCAATAATGGCCTGACTTGATAAAATTACAACTTCTCTTGTATTTTTAATTAGAAATTCCCTTGCATCCTGAGTAACGGAAAAGCTTTTTGATATTTTGTCTAATGATGACTTGACATTTTTTAATGACAATAATCATGGGTCAAGAAACCAAGATAAAGCCGTTTGCCAAAGCGCTTATTTTATGTTCTAGCTTAGGGTGTTTATGGAAATTACAGTCGATCAAATGTATCAGATTGAAAATAACGGTCATGCTATGGGATTTTTGAAAAAATTTATGATGGAAAATGCTGGCGCATCTGCTGTAAGACGACTAGTAGAAAAATTTGGTGACGTACAATCTAAGAATATTTTGATCTTCGTTGGAATGGGAAATAACGGGGGTGACGGTCTTGTGATGGCAAGACATTTAGCTGGATATGGGGCAATTGTTACAGTTAGACTCCTTGGTACTCCGGAGAAAATTAAAACTGAAGAAAGTAAATGGAATTGGTCAATTTTAGAGAAAATGCAATCTGTTCAATTACTTTATGGAGATGAATTAAATTTTAATTTCAAAACTGATATTATTATTGATGGAATTCTCGGAACTGGTATTACCGGTTCTATAAGAGAACCTTATGCATCAGCCATTAATTTCATAAATAACTCAAACTCTTTCAAGCTAGCAGTGGATGTTCCATCAGGATTAGATCCACAAACCGGAGAAACTGCAAACGTTTTCGTAAAAGCTAACATGACAGTAACATTTCATAAAATGAAGCAAGGAATTCCAAAAAGAAAAGATCTTACTGGAGAATTATTTGCTGAAAAAATTGGAATACCACCTGAAGCTGAGATTGGAGTATTATGATAGTCCATCAAATACAAGTTGGAAACATGCAAAATTTTTGTTATATTGTTACCGACGAAGAAACAAACGAATGCATTGTTATTGATCCCTCATGGGATCTTGAAAAAATTGAAGAGGTTGTTACCAGAAATGATCTGACTGTAAAGTACATTGTTAACACACATCATCATTTTGATCATACAATTGGGAATAAAGCAATGAGTGAATCTACTGGAGCAAAAATAATTCAACATGAAGCATCAACTTTAGATCATGACATATCTGTAAAAAATAATGAAAAAATAAAATTTGGTAAAAGTGAATTAACCGTAATTCATACTCCTGGCCACTCAAAGGACAGTATTTGTCTAATTGGTGATGGGAAAATCTTTTCAGGTGATACTTTGTTTGTTGGAAATTGTGGTAGAGTCGATCTTCCTGGTGGTAGTGCACGTGAGTTATACCATAGCCTATTTGATATACTTCATAACTTAGATGATTCGCTCACTCTTTACTGCGGACATAATTATGGCTCATCTCCTACATCTACAATTGGTAAAGAAAAGAAAATGAATTTTGTAATGCAACCGAGATCTGAACAAGAATTTGTAGAAATGATGGGACAGTGATAAAGTGAAAGATATTGAATTTTTCGGAAATATAAAAAATTGTGAAAACTTTGTAAATGCTGTTAAAGAAAAGGACTTTTTATTTTCATTAGTGATTTCTTATACGTCTACTAGTGAAATTCCTGGAATTACCATAGCTGGCTCTAATTCCGAACTTGTTAAATTCACCGCTCCAGCTGATGCAGAATTCCTTCATTATGGCTATTGCAAATCAATTAAATCGATTCCAATGACTCCTGACGGAAAACCAACTCCTGCATTAATAACTAAATCCGCATTAGAATCAGCTAGCATACCGCTAGTAGTAATTAATGCTGGAAGTAAGGTTGAACCTCAATTACCATTTATTCAGACTGGTTTGAAGCCTGGAAATAATATCACACAAAACTTTGGGCTTGACGAGGAATCATTTCTTCATGCAATTGATTATGGCAGAATTATTGGTCGTACTTTGGCATCTCTAACTGATTGTCTTGTTATAGGTGAAAGCCTACCTGGCGGGACCACTACTGCATTAGCAGTAATGAGGGGTTTAGGAATTGATGCTAAGGTAAGTTCTAGTATTCCAAAAAACCCCGTTGAGCTAAAAAATCGTATAGTGACAAACGCATTGAAGAAATTAGATAATGACGATCCCTTCAATGTAGTAAAAGCAGTTGGTGATCCTATGATTCCAACTGTCGCTGGGATGTTAAGCAGCGCATCAGAAATTTCCAAAGTTCTACTTTCAGGTGGTACTCAAATGGCAGCTGTTCTAGCATTTGCAAAATCAATAGGTTACAAATCTGATAATGTAGCAATTGGAACTACGTGTTACATTACAAATGACACAACTGCAAATTTTTTAGAAATAATTAAACAAATTGATGACATATCAATCTTAGTTGTTGATCCAAAACTTGAAAGATCAGAATTTCCAGGCCTGAAATCATTTTCTGAAGGATTCGCAAAGGAAGGCGCCGGTGCGGGAGGATCCTTAATTGCTGCAATGCTAAAGGCAGGACTTGATTCTGAAAAACTACTTCAATTAACTGAAAATCAGTATAAGAGAATTTTTACTTCACAGTAACTGATTTTGCTAAATTCCTTGGATAGTCAGGATCAGTTTCTTTCTCAAGTGCGGAATAATATGCCAATAATTGAATAGGAATTATTTCTATAATCGGAAACATTGACTCTTCTATTGTGGGAATTTCAATCCAATAATCATAAACATCACTCTTCTTATCTGAGATTCCAATAATCTTAGCTCCTCTAGCTTTAATCTCTCTTGCACTGGTAATTGTATCATTATAGGTTGAATCATTAGGATTTATGATTACAACAAAAACATTTGAATCCATTAATGCCAATGGTCCGTGTTTTAATTCTCCTCCTGGAATTCCTTCAGCATGGATGTAAGTTAATTCTTTTAATTTCAATGCAGCCTCTGATGCGATTGGATAGTGAATTCCCCTTCCCAAAATGTAGATGTCAGATACATCTTTTAGCTGTTTAGAGACCTCCTTGATTTTTGAATGACTCGATAGAATTTTTGCAATTAACGCTGATATTTTCTCAAAGTCTACTCCTATACATCCAGCACATATTTTTTCAGTTATTTTATAGATAATTCCTAATTGTGATGTGAAACTCTTCGTTGCTGCAACTCCAATTTCCGGACCGCAATTCATGCCAATTACTACCGAAGATTCTTGAACAAGGGAGGAAGTTAGTAGATTCACTATTGATATGATCTTCGCACCTGATTTTTTTGCAATGTTTACTGCTTCTAAAACATCTGCACTTTCTCCACTTTGAGAAATGGCAATTAGAATTGAATTGGGTTCAATAGAATCAGGAGAAAACGGAAGCTCGCTAGAAATTATTGGCTCTAATTTTATTTTTGCATATTTTGACATGAGATATTTTGCTACTAGTGCAGCATTGTAACTTGTACCACTACCTGTTATGTAGACATTTTTTGCATGTTTGATATAGTCCGTTGCCTGTTCTATTGCTTCAATGGTATTTTCTCCTGCCTTGATAATGGTATCTGGTTGTTCCGAAATTTCTTTTAGGGTAAAATGTGCATAATCTCCCTTATATGCATCAGCAAATTCTTTTGAAACTTTTGTTATCTGTTTTTTTACTGGCGTTCCATCAAAATTACATATTTGCAATCCTGCAGAATCGATTAACACAAAATCACCATTGTCTACATAAATTGCATCATCTGTTTGTTCAATAAATCCTAAAACATCACTGGACAAAAAATAAGACTCTTTCCCAACTCCGATTATTAATGGTTCATGAAATCTTGCAGCTGCAAGCGTACCGTCTTCAAACATTGCCACAAAGGCATAATGTCCTTTTAGATCTCTTAGTGTTTTTATCAAGGACTCTTTAACATCTAACTTTTCATCATAATGCATCTGTAGTAAATTTGCAATTACTTCACTATCTGTTTCACTTTTGAAAGTATAATTTTTCTTTTCAAGAATTTTTTTTAATTCAGAAAAATTCTCAATTATTCCATTATGTACTATGGCAATTCTTCCTGAATTACTTGGGTGTGGATGAGCATTCTTATCCGTCACTTTGCCGTGAGTTGCCCATCTAGTGTGCCCAATTCCGATGGTACCTGGAAGCTTGTCAAGTTGCACTGTATTGTTAACTTCGGAGACTTTGCCTACTCCTTTTTTTAGATTAATCTTATCTTCTGATTTAGTGGCTACGCCAACACTATCATATCCCCGATACTCCATTCTTTTTAGGCCCTTCACTAGTATTGGGGCAGCTGTATCGATTCCGTAATAACCAATTATTGAACACATTACTCGTCTATCACAATTAACAATATTTACTGATAAGCTTATTCTTCTGGTTTATCGGTTGAATCATTTTCACCCTCATCAGAGACAGATTCGACATTTTTATCATCCATGTCTGAGGATTCACTATCTGTTTTCTCAGCTTTAGTCTTTTCGGAAGATTCGTTCTTGGAAATTTTTTCTAATAGATCTTTTAATGAAGAACCTGGTGTTAGTTTGATATCTTTTTCTTCATTAACTGTTACAGTATATGATGGAACATTTACTATCCTGTCTCCAATCATTATATGTCCATGAATTACAGCCTGTCTTGCTTGATATGGTGTCTTGAAACCTAATTTTTTCATAACAATCGTTTGTAATCTTCTACCTAACAATTCTTCAACGTGAAGATTCAATACGTCATCCAAAGTTGAACTTTCTCCTACCAGTCCAATTCTTCTCAATGATTTCATAAGGATTGGTTCTTTTTCTTCTCTAATCTCTTGTCCTAAAGCTAACAATGAACGAGCCTGATGTCTAATTCTAGATAGTTCTGTATGAGCTTTCCATAATTCTCTTTTTGTTTTTAATCCAAAAGTGCCCAGAGTTTTCAACTCTTCCATCTTTAACTCATAATTCAATGGACGCTTAGGCTTTCTCCACATTCGTCTTGGATATTTTGGATCTCCCATTCACAACACCTACTCTTTCTTTGCAGCTGGCTTTGCACCTGCTGCTGGTTTTGCGTCAGCAGCTGGCTTTGCACCTGCTGCTGGTTTTGCGTCGACTGCTGGAGCTGCACCTGCTGCTGGAGCTGCACCTGCTGCTGGAACTGCACCTGCTGCTGGAGCACCTGCACCACCAGCTGGCATAACTTTACCACCTTTAGCAACTCCTACTGCTCCACCTTTTCTTCCAGTGGTTCTCGTTCTCTGACCTCTAACTTTTAATCCAAACATGTGACGGTAACCTCTCCAACTTCCAGTGGTTCTTTCTCTTTCAACATCATTTCTTACTGTAAACTCAATATCAGATGTTATCAAATGAATATTTCTTCCTGTTTCTACATCCTTTCTTCTATTTAGGAACCAAAGTGGAAAATTTGCAGAAGCTGGATCTTGTAAAATCCCTTCTATTGCCTGAACTTGAGATTCAGAAAGATAACCTATACTATCATTTGTATCAATTTTTAATTTATGCAATATTGCATTAGCAAAATTATATCCAACACCACGAATTTGGGTTAAACCTACCAGCATCTTTTTACTTCCTGGTATATCATTTCCCACAATTCTAACAATGTGTCTATATTCTTGTGTAGCCAAGTATGCAAGATTCTAAGTACCCCCGATAAAAACCCTGCTGGAAATTTTGAACTTTTACCATTTTGTCTAAAGTAATATTATAAACACCATTTGGATATTCAGATTATTGCCTGATGACTTTGGTACAATTGTAAGTCAATCATATTCCACACCCCCAAAATATTCAGAAATTCAGGCTGGAGTACCAGAAGACTTTGCTGATATTAAGACGCTAGGGGACATATTATCGATCAATTACAAGTTAATTGACTCAAAAGAACAATTACGAAAAAACCTGATTTCTAAAATGAGATCGGGAAAACCAAGATATCCGGGGATTATAGGATTTGACGATGATGTAATTCCTGCATTAGATAGGGCGATTTTATCCAAACATGATGTCTTTTTAGTTGGACAAATTGGGCAAGCAAAAACCAAGATAGTACAAACAATAGCTGAAACTTTACTATCGCCTATTCCTATTATTCGAAATAGTATTACAAATGACTGTCCATTGGAATTACCGCAAGATGAATTAATTTCATTATTAGAAGACAAAGAAATCACAAAACAGAGTCCCACTTTTCATATCAGTCCTGAAAGCTCTGAACAAATTAGGAATGATAAACTAGATACCAAAATTGAATGGGTAGATGGCAAAAGCAGATTCAAGTATGTTTTGGCAACTCCTGACATCTCCGTCAAAGATCTTGTCGGATATTTAGATGCAATCAAAGTTGCCAAGAAAGGAATTGAAATGTATAAGATTGATTCGTATTCTCCTGGACAATTAATGCAGGCAAAACACGGTATTTTCTGTATTGATGAATTACCAGTTTTGGATCCTAGAAAACAAGTTGCACTGCTTTCTGTTTTACAAGAAGGAAGATTCACTACAGGCTCTTATCCTGTAATTTTTGAACCAAAGATTACATTTTTTGCAACTGCAAATCCAATAGATTATACACATTCAGGAAAAGTAATAGAACCACTTTATGATAGGTTGAAGAGTCACATCCATACACATTATCCAAATTCCATTATTGATGAAATGATGATAATTTTACAAGAAGCCAAAATTTCTAATACTCTAATTTTATCTCCAATTCTATCCACTCTCACAAAAATAATTCAAAAAACTCGAAGTAACTCACAAGTAAATCAAGAACGCGGAGTAAGTGTTCGCTTGGGAGTTCACGGTCTTGAGCTTTTGGTTGGTGAGGCTGAACGAACTAGAGGCATTTCACATAATTTACTGGCAGTCCCAAGAATCTCAGATTTACACTGCCTTACACAGATTGCTAAATTTGAAATCTCTGAAATGGATGATACTATTGAAAACAGACACAAGTTATTTACTAATATAATTAATGAATCAATCAAAGAAACATGTCTAGAATTTCTTGGTGAGCAATCCCCTGAGGTCTTAAATGTCATTAAACAAGAATTTGGAGAAAACATGTTTCCCATCTCGCAAAAAATGCTTTGGGTTAATGGACAAACCTCGCTAAAAAATCAAATAGAAAAATTTCCCAATCTAAAAAAACTAGTAGATTCTAAAATGGGCGATATTCAAAATCTACAAACTCAATTAATAGAAAAAATCTCTTCAAATACAATTAACACTATTTCATTAAAGATTGATGAAAACTCTAATCCAGAAATCTCTGCTTTGTTAGTTGAAATGATTTTAGAAGGACTATGTTGGACTGAACCCAAAACCCTTGATAGGCGTGAGGCTGGCTATGGCGCATCATGACTATAAAAATTTAGTATATTTTGCAAACAAAACAAAAAAAGAATCATCAAAAGACAACAATCGTCTATCAGAAGAAAACTTAGAAAAAATTCTAGAATCTTTGGCAAAACAAGCAATGAGAGAAAAGCCCCCTACTATGGAAGAGCTAGAATCCATTCTGCAAGAATCTACAGGCTCATCAAAAGGTAATGATAAGGAAAATCAAAGTAATTCACAAAATTTAGAAGAAGAACAGGGATCTGCTTCCATTACAAAACTTCTTCAAAATGAAGGATATCTCCGAAATGATACACAATGGCTCACTAACAAAGCGTTCTTCCAAATCGGAAACAAAATCTTACAAGACGTAATGAAAGATCTCAGCTCTGCTGAATTCGGATTACATGAAACTAACGTATCTGGTTCTGGTAACGTGGTGATTGACTCTACAAAAAAATTTGAACCAGGCGATGAAATCAAACAGCTAAGCGTTCCTCAAACTTTACTGAATTCAATTCAAAGAATCCTAAAAACACAAGAAATTAAATTTCCAATCTCAATTGAGCCAGACGATTTAGAAGAATATGAAACCCTTGAAGATGTTAAAACATCAGTAGTTTACTGTATAGATCTTAGTTCAACTATGAAACAATCACTTGGTTCAAATGTTAGTAGATTAGTAGCCGCAAAAAAAGCCTTATGGAGTCTTTATGTTTTAAATAAAAAATTCTTTCCTAGTGATTCAGTTTTTGTCGTGGGATTTGCTTCTATGGCATCTATTGTGAATCCTTTTGATATTCCATTTTTAAAAACATTTGATGCAAATGATAATTTTTTACATTATACCAATTATCAAGCAGCATTACGTCTGGCAAGAAAAATTCTTCAAAAAAATTATTCTCAAAATAAAAGAATTGTTTTAATTACTGATGGTCAGCCTAGTGCATGCTTTATTGAAAATGAATATCAAAAAAATGAAATAATTTCAGAAAAACCATATTCCAATTTTTACTCTCCTGATCCAGCCATTCTCTCTAAAGTGCAAAAAGAAAAAAAGATGAGAATTGAAAATAATCCTGACAGGCTAGTGTACCTATGCTATCGTTACAAAAAAGTCGATCCTAAAATCGATAAAAGAACCATGATTGAGGCTAAAAAATGCTTACGGGAAGGAATCCAGATTGACTCTATAGTTGTAAGCGATGAATTTGAATTATTAGATTACGTTAAAGAATTAGAAAAGGAACTTAAAGGAAAGACATATCATATTGATAATTCAAACATGGACAAAGTTCTAGTCACTGATTACTTGACGAATACGAAAAAAGTTTTAAACGTTTTAAAACATTGGTGAATGAATATGGGGAAAACATATGATCACCAAAAAATAATTGATTGCATCTTTGATCCAATTACCTCTCAAATCTTATCAGAACTTGAGGATGGTGAAAAAAATATTTCGCATCTATCTAATCAAACTGAGATATCAGAAAATGAGATTCAAGACCGATTATTCTATCTTGTTGAGACTGGTTTTGTTACTATGACTAATGATGGCCAATCTATCTCATATTCAGCTGATGCAGAAAAACTATCCAAAGTCATTGAAGATGAACAAAATTTTGATGGTGCAATTGATGGATTAACAAAAATGGATAGTTACCTTAACTGATTCTTTTTTTACATTTATTTTTAATCACAACAAGTCCCATGATGATAATTCCTATTAGGCCAACAATTAAGATGTAAAATCCTGTATAGCCTATGACTAGTTTATCAGAACTAGGTAAATGACCTATCGCAATAATTATCTCTGTTTCACTACCGGAATTTTCAACTGATAGTCTGTAATTTCCTTGAGTTTGTATTTCAAATTGTTTTTCATATGATTCCTTCTCGATATTTGATGAATCAATTATGGCTCCAAAGGGATCAAAAAGATTCACTGATACTGCATTCTCTTGAAAATTCATCACCTGGACAACATAGACCCCAGTGTCTTCTATCGCTGGATCAAGAAATGATTCCACATCTAGGCTACTTCCTGAACCAACTTTGGCAGTATTCTGGGTAAATCCTTCAGTTATCATCTGTGAGCCATAAAACGAAAGTACAATCCCTAACACAACAATTCCGCCTACTATGACTAGGAATATGCCTGATTTTTGCATTGATTCTGCAGTTGTATTCCTGTAGTTAAAACTTAGCATTATACTCAAACCTAAAGTTAGCCTAGGGTAACAAATTTAGCCTTGGCTAATTTTAAATAAGGTGTTTAAAGAAAATTATTGATGAAAAAAACTCGCTCAACGACAATGTTTTCAATTATATCTATTAGTGTAGTTTTAGGTTCGTTATTCTTTGTTTTACCTGTAATTTCTGAAGCACAAAAAGAAGAAAAGACGTTTGTAACTCATTCTGGTAGGGTTGTCACTACATCTGGTGAAATATTAGATCCTCTTTACACAAGTACCACTTTGGAGTTTGATCCAATGGAATTTCTTCGAGATTTTAATTATGGAAGAGTATCTGAGCTTCCAGATGGAACCATTCTAAGGGAATATACGATTATTGCAGAGGATGACGGAATCATGGAAGTTTCTCCTGGGGTTTTTTACAATGTTTGGACATTTAATGGAACAGTTCCAGGTCCAACTATCAGAGCAACAGAAGGAGATTTGGTTCGAATAAAATTCATCAACAATGGTGAAAAGGAGCACACTATGCATTTTCATGGAATTCATGAAGCGCATATGGATGGAGTCTTTGAGCCAGTTGGTCCCGGTGGTGGAAAATTTGTCTACGAATTTAGAGCCGGACCTGTTGGTGTTCATCCATACCATTGTCATATAATGCCATTAGAGGAACACATTGTCCATGGATTGTACGGTGTTTACATCGTAGATCCTAAAGAAGGCAGAGCACCTGCAGATGAAATGGTAATGGTTCTGAATAGTTTGGATACTGACTTTGATACCGAAAATAATTTCTACGCTGCAAACACAATTCCATTTTACTATCAACACCATCCAATCCAAATTAACACTGGCGATTTAATCAGAGTCTATGTAGTAAACATGGTCGAATTTGATCCAATAAACAATTTCCATTTGCATGGAAATTTGTATCGTTATAACCCAACTGGAACTGACACCGACTCTTTTTACACTGACATGATTACTCTTTCACAAACTGAACGTGGAATAATGGAATTTTCATATGATTATCCTGGGAAATATCTATTTCATGCTCATAAAGTAGAATTTTCAGAGAAAGGCTGGGTTGGATTATTCCTAGTAAACGGGGAGCCATTAGCTGAAACCATTGGAAGTATAAACTATGGAAATTAATCAAACATCTAAAGCAAAAATCATTGCAAGTGGGGTCATCCCTTTTGCATTTCTGATTATTTTAATCGCATACATTTTTGGTCCAGGTGCTGAACTTTTAGACCTTGGCATTGCTTTACCTGAGATTAGTATTGAAAAAGTTGAATTTCATAAATCTGAAATTCATGCAACTGTAAGAAATACTGGACCTATTCCTGTAGAGATTGTAATGGCTGATGTTAACGATAGAATTCATCCTGCCGCAGTAGAACCTGACAGATTTCTAGAAAGATTTGAGACTGCTTTAGTAAGAATCCCATTTGAATGGAATGCAGCTGAACCATACATTATTGGTATAACTATTGAGGACGGAACAAGATTTGAAAAAGAGATAGAGGCCGCAGCCCCTGCTGTCCAACCTACTATTGAGTTAACAGGGTATTTTGCTATTATCGGAACTTATGTCGGAGTAATTCCTGTCATGATTGGATTACTTTGGTTGCCTTTTATCAAAAGAATAAGTAAAAGTAAATATCATTTTTTTCTAGCCTTAACGGCTGGACTATTACTCTTTTTGGCAATTGATTCTATTGAGGAAGCAATTGATGTATCCAATGAAAATCTCTCAGGCAGTTTTAATGGAGCTCTGCTTGTAGCCACAGTAATCACTCTATCATTTTTGGGATTGTATTATTCTGGTTCGAAACTTACACAAAGTGTAGTATCGTCTCGTTTTTCAAAACCAATTGCAATAGCACTTATGATTTCAATAGGAATTGGATTACATAATTTTGGTGAAGGACTCGCAATCGGAGCTGCTGTGGGACTAGGTTCTATTGCGTTTAGCACTTTTCTAATTGTAGGATTTGCTTTACACAATACTACTGAGGGTATAGCGATTGCTGCACCAATGTCACGAGGAAAATTAATGATAGGAAAACTCATTGGTCTTGGATTAATTGCAGGCTCTCCTGCCATATTTGGTGCCTGGGTTGGAGGTTTCGTTTATTCTCCATTCACTGCAGTTGTATTTTTATCAGTAGGAGCCGGTGCAATATTTCAGGTAATTGTTGTATTGTTAAAATGGCTCAAGGAAGAGGGCGACAAGAATCTTTCTAGCGCATCATTTGCTTCAGGTTTTGCATTAGGAATGCTAATCATGTATCTGACAAGCATATTGGTTTAGATTGGTTCTGGATGAATAGTAATTACCGCTTCACTAAATCTAGTTCTAATCTTTTGTTCAATCTGTGATGTAAGGTCATGAACCTTTTCAATTGAAAGATTTCTATCAAATGAACAGTCTATGTCAATTTTCTGTATGTCATTATAATGAAGTATGATTATACGACCAATTTTCTGAATTTCCTTATACTGCTCCAAGATTTTTGTAATTTCATCCTCAGCTTTTTTTCCTTCCATCTGTAAATTATTAGGAATTGTAATGTGTGGTTCTATGTGAACAGTTACATGCTCAATTTCTGGAAAATTTTTCTGAATTTTAAGCTCAATTTCTTCAGAAATTTTATGTGCTGATTCTAAATTTATTTCTCTATCTACCATTACATGCAAGCTTGCAAATATTTTTCCTTGAGATTTGTATGTGCTTACATTATGGATATTTTTTACTCCAGAAATTGAACCTGCAATTTCATTAATCTTCGAATCTAATGGAACTTGTTCCCAATTTGGCTCAAAATGAACTGTAATTGTAGAGTTTGCAATATTTTTTTTAATGTTTTTTTCAACATTACTTGATATCTCATGTGCTCTGTCAAAACTTACATCTCCTCTTAACGATATGGTGATATCTCCAAACAGAGTATCGCCTGATCTTCTCATTAGAACTGATTTTGTATTCAACACTCCGTCGGTATTAATCGCTATGTTCTTAACTTGTGACACAAGATCAGGAGAAATAATATCTGTTAACTCCATTGCAGTTCTGTAGATTAATTTTAAACTTAGAACCACTAAAACAATTCCCAGGATAAATGCGGCAATAAAATCTCCATAGTAAAATCCGTAAGTAACAAAAATAATTCCAATTATTGCTACCATCGTAGATCCAAAATCAAGAAAGGCATGATAGAAATCAGCCTTTAGTGTCACGCCGCCAATTTTTTTTATTGATTTTCTTAGAAGAATTATGCGAAATACATCCACTCCAATTGTGTAAAAACCTGCAATTAATGCAAAAAATCCTGGCAGTATCAATGGAGGTGGACTAGTTGCCCGTTCAACTGATTCATAAATGAAAAATATTGCAATTAAAAATATTGCAATTCCCC
This is a stretch of genomic DNA from Thermoproteota archaeon. It encodes these proteins:
- a CDS encoding VWA domain-containing protein, giving the protein MAHHDYKNLVYFANKTKKESSKDNNRLSEENLEKILESLAKQAMREKPPTMEELESILQESTGSSKGNDKENQSNSQNLEEEQGSASITKLLQNEGYLRNDTQWLTNKAFFQIGNKILQDVMKDLSSAEFGLHETNVSGSGNVVIDSTKKFEPGDEIKQLSVPQTLLNSIQRILKTQEIKFPISIEPDDLEEYETLEDVKTSVVYCIDLSSTMKQSLGSNVSRLVAAKKALWSLYVLNKKFFPSDSVFVVGFASMASIVNPFDIPFLKTFDANDNFLHYTNYQAALRLARKILQKNYSQNKRIVLITDGQPSACFIENEYQKNEIISEKPYSNFYSPDPAILSKVQKEKKMRIENNPDRLVYLCYRYKKVDPKIDKRTMIEAKKCLREGIQIDSIVVSDEFELLDYVKELEKELKGKTYHIDNSNMDKVLVTDYLTNTKKVLNVLKHW
- a CDS encoding ArsR family transcriptional regulator, which encodes MGKTYDHQKIIDCIFDPITSQILSELEDGEKNISHLSNQTEISENEIQDRLFYLVETGFVTMTNDGQSISYSADAEKLSKVIEDEQNFDGAIDGLTKMDSYLN
- a CDS encoding copper oxidase; the protein is MFSIISISVVLGSLFFVLPVISEAQKEEKTFVTHSGRVVTTSGEILDPLYTSTTLEFDPMEFLRDFNYGRVSELPDGTILREYTIIAEDDGIMEVSPGVFYNVWTFNGTVPGPTIRATEGDLVRIKFINNGEKEHTMHFHGIHEAHMDGVFEPVGPGGGKFVYEFRAGPVGVHPYHCHIMPLEEHIVHGLYGVYIVDPKEGRAPADEMVMVLNSLDTDFDTENNFYAANTIPFYYQHHPIQINTGDLIRVYVVNMVEFDPINNFHLHGNLYRYNPTGTDTDSFYTDMITLSQTERGIMEFSYDYPGKYLFHAHKVEFSEKGWVGLFLVNGEPLAETIGSINYGN
- a CDS encoding divalent cation transporter; translated protein: MEINQTSKAKIIASGVIPFAFLIILIAYIFGPGAELLDLGIALPEISIEKVEFHKSEIHATVRNTGPIPVEIVMADVNDRIHPAAVEPDRFLERFETALVRIPFEWNAAEPYIIGITIEDGTRFEKEIEAAAPAVQPTIELTGYFAIIGTYVGVIPVMIGLLWLPFIKRISKSKYHFFLALTAGLLLFLAIDSIEEAIDVSNENLSGSFNGALLVATVITLSFLGLYYSGSKLTQSVVSSRFSKPIAIALMISIGIGLHNFGEGLAIGAAVGLGSIAFSTFLIVGFALHNTTEGIAIAAPMSRGKLMIGKLIGLGLIAGSPAIFGAWVGGFVYSPFTAVVFLSVGAGAIFQVIVVLLKWLKEEGDKNLSSASFASGFALGMLIMYLTSILV
- a CDS encoding cation transporter, which translates into the protein MFLHKTKVLQISLFAILSAFVVELVFGLVSNSLALITDSIHALLDSVVTVILLLAARMSIKPPDAEHTYGHGKIESLGGLIGGIAIFLIAIFFIYESVERATSPPPLILPGFFALIAGFYTIGVDVFRIILLRKSIKKIGGVTLKADFYHAFLDFGSTMVAIIGIIFVTYGFYYGDFIAAFILGIVLVVLSLKLIYRTAMELTDIISPDLVSQVKNIAINTDGVLNTKSVLMRRSGDTLFGDITISLRGDVSFDRAHEISSNVEKNIKKNIANSTITVHFEPNWEQVPLDSKINEIAGSISGVKNIHNVSTYKSQGKIFASLHVMVDREINLESAHKISEEIELKIQKNFPEIEHVTVHIEPHITIPNNLQMEGKKAEDEITKILEQYKEIQKIGRIIILHYNDIQKIDIDCSFDRNLSIEKVHDLTSQIEQKIRTRFSEAVITIHPEPI